One genomic segment of Amycolatopsis sp. WQ 127309 includes these proteins:
- a CDS encoding MFS transporter, which translates to MLGFRLPAKPAVQRAVRLTYGFQFFFGLLLWVPIFYQYQKLVGLDDGQIFGIQSIYYIVFCLLEIPTGMIADRFDYRTSLKAGAAVLVAANLVPVFFGSYTGFLIHFILIALARSLVSGAQSAYLYEYLHAQGEGEHYLRVEGVGRAYSLIGKIVYWPVIGLLMAWNLPSPYWLTALNAAIALAFALKLPPIPGGRRAAGKTASLLAGVGGALSALRSSRWLFLLMVQGIAMFTLVRICQVNLFQPILESKTLSVNWYGAVLAAMTVFEALGAARPHRLRRAIGPVASVFTLTIVMALCLGFIVPAGTVPTVLLLCVFAVATGISFPIQKQLLNDSIPDSRYRATLLSMESIVDRAVCALVAVALGAYLSAGRLDEFLVLSAAVTCVAMGLLAVLLLAVRKHRSDRRPPTKRTAPAELEAVPADRSAPAERTAPAEQEAAPAASA; encoded by the coding sequence ATGCTGGGCTTCCGCCTGCCCGCGAAGCCGGCCGTGCAGCGCGCCGTCCGGTTGACCTACGGGTTCCAGTTCTTCTTCGGCCTGTTGTTGTGGGTGCCGATCTTCTACCAGTACCAGAAGCTCGTCGGCCTTGACGACGGCCAGATCTTCGGCATCCAGAGCATCTACTACATCGTGTTCTGCCTGCTGGAGATCCCGACCGGGATGATCGCCGACCGGTTCGACTACCGGACGTCGCTGAAGGCCGGCGCCGCCGTGCTCGTGGCCGCGAACCTGGTGCCGGTGTTCTTCGGTTCCTACACCGGGTTCCTGATCCACTTCATCCTGATCGCCCTGGCCAGATCCCTGGTGTCGGGCGCGCAGAGCGCGTACCTCTACGAGTACCTGCACGCTCAGGGCGAAGGTGAGCACTACCTCCGTGTGGAGGGCGTCGGCCGCGCGTACAGCCTGATCGGCAAGATCGTGTACTGGCCGGTGATCGGCCTGCTGATGGCGTGGAACCTCCCTTCCCCGTACTGGCTGACGGCGCTCAACGCGGCCATCGCCCTGGCGTTCGCCTTGAAGCTGCCCCCGATCCCGGGCGGCCGCCGCGCGGCCGGCAAGACGGCGTCCCTCCTAGCGGGCGTCGGCGGCGCACTGTCGGCGCTGCGGTCGTCGCGGTGGTTGTTCTTGCTGATGGTGCAGGGCATCGCGATGTTCACGCTGGTACGGATCTGCCAGGTGAACCTGTTCCAGCCGATCCTGGAGTCGAAGACGCTCTCGGTGAACTGGTACGGCGCGGTACTGGCCGCCATGACGGTCTTCGAGGCCCTGGGCGCGGCCCGCCCCCACCGGTTGCGACGCGCCATCGGCCCGGTCGCCTCGGTGTTCACCCTGACGATCGTGATGGCCCTGTGCCTGGGCTTCATCGTCCCGGCCGGGACTGTCCCGACGGTGCTCCTGCTCTGCGTCTTCGCGGTGGCGACGGGCATTTCGTTCCCGATCCAGAAGCAGCTGCTGAACGACTCCATCCCGGACTCCCGCTACCGCGCGACACTCCTGTCGATGGAGTCCATTGTGGACCGAGCGGTGTGCGCGCTGGTGGCGGTAGCGCTGGGCGCGTACCTGTCGGCCGGCCGCCTCGACGAGTTCCTGGTGCTCTCGGCGGCGGTCACGTGCGTGGCGATGGGCCTGCTGGCGGTGCTGCTGCTGGCAGTCCGCAAACACCGCTCCGACCGCCGGCCGCCGACAAAGCGAACGGCACCGGCGGAGCTGGAGGCGGTACCGGCGGACCGATCGGCACCTGCAGAGCGGACGGCACCGGCGGAGCAAGAGGCAGCACCAGCCGCCTCGGCATGA
- the eda gene encoding bifunctional 4-hydroxy-2-oxoglutarate aldolase/2-dehydro-3-deoxy-phosphogluconate aldolase, which yields MTTGSDLLALSPVMPVVVIDDADDAVPTARALLAGGIGVIELTLRTPAALAAIERVATEVPDIVIGAGTVTSPDQAKQAADAGAKFLVTPGCTDAVVDACFESGLPFLPGASTVSEAMKLAERGLTALKFFPAEASGGVAYLKSIAGPLPGLKFCPTGGITVASAPTYLALPNVGCIGGSWLTSSLDVATIEKLAAEAAQL from the coding sequence GTGACCACCGGTTCGGACCTGCTCGCGCTGTCCCCCGTGATGCCCGTAGTGGTGATCGACGACGCCGACGACGCGGTGCCCACGGCCCGGGCCCTGCTCGCCGGCGGGATCGGGGTCATCGAGCTGACCTTGCGCACCCCGGCGGCGCTGGCCGCGATCGAGCGCGTCGCGACCGAGGTCCCGGACATCGTGATCGGCGCCGGCACGGTCACCTCGCCGGACCAGGCGAAGCAGGCGGCCGACGCGGGGGCGAAGTTCCTCGTGACGCCGGGCTGCACGGACGCCGTCGTCGACGCGTGCTTCGAGTCCGGGCTGCCGTTCCTGCCCGGCGCGAGCACGGTGTCGGAGGCGATGAAGCTGGCCGAGCGCGGGCTCACGGCGTTGAAGTTCTTCCCGGCCGAAGCGTCCGGCGGGGTCGCGTACCTGAAGTCGATCGCGGGGCCGTTGCCGGGCCTGAAGTTCTGCCCGACGGGCGGGATCACGGTGGCCTCGGCGCCGACGTACCTCGCGCTGCCGAACGTCGGCTGCATCGGCGGTTCGTGGCTGACGTCCTCGCTCGATGTCGCCACGATCGAGAAGCTGGCCGCGGAAGCCGCGCAGCTGTAG
- a CDS encoding PEP/pyruvate-binding domain-containing protein — MSLTSVVAPSTSPENVAALVGERLSLSALHQLCGTLGGYSFVKVVVDRELRTIHFLNDARHSFHAIYIGEEILGVPEARVRAEIDGYNERFYHAPDRRFLLGILALHTRQEKKILSLETVEVDTMPAALIREFHAFVAEYVDPALPLLFKPANQLQERLVREIPAAELPRVFAHELFSTAPFVALNPGTTTGRLRAFRTEAEYRAATATGGLAWSDIIVMDRVPDDIPRLSGIVNARHTTPLSHTNVLATGWQIPNAVQLGALAEIERRGLDGKWVEYTVDAQASSLTLREVDEPADAAPPSWYAQRVTLEEPESDHSPIVNLARLRAADRYRYGTKAANLGELHHVLACGSQRLLGFYQVPRPPRENLLPHLAQLLGIPAGASVADLSDAARRLLDERIRVPRGIALPFSLQRRFLESSPRIQQAIGKLKMALELDAREIEPLCVELQSLIRSARMPGALAGEIDSALVSQLAGVRAFVVRSSSNAEDLAGFSAAGIYESINHVTTAERIFASVKEVWASLVSVRSVRLRHQAGISLDECYMGVVIQEQVAADFGGVLVTTNPMNRADFRTVYVNVSPKVTDVVDGSTLPMQYLYSTVEGGGRTVSLGDAAADLDERAHEQLQRLAVAGRLLQAHFSPDYTFDSPVDVEWLADRDHVHIVQLRPYSA, encoded by the coding sequence GTGTCCCTGACCAGCGTGGTCGCCCCCAGCACGTCCCCCGAGAACGTCGCCGCACTCGTCGGCGAACGGCTTTCCCTGTCCGCGCTCCACCAGTTGTGCGGCACCCTCGGCGGCTATTCCTTCGTCAAGGTCGTGGTCGATCGTGAACTGCGGACGATCCACTTCCTGAACGACGCGCGTCATTCCTTTCACGCGATCTACATCGGCGAGGAGATCCTCGGCGTCCCCGAAGCCCGGGTGCGCGCCGAGATCGACGGCTACAACGAACGCTTCTACCACGCCCCGGACCGCCGGTTCCTGCTCGGCATCCTCGCCCTGCACACGCGGCAGGAGAAGAAGATCCTCTCGCTGGAGACGGTCGAGGTCGACACCATGCCGGCCGCGCTGATCCGCGAGTTCCACGCCTTCGTGGCGGAGTACGTCGACCCGGCGCTGCCGCTGCTGTTCAAGCCGGCGAACCAGCTGCAGGAACGGCTCGTCCGGGAGATCCCGGCGGCCGAGCTCCCCCGCGTCTTCGCCCACGAGCTGTTCTCGACGGCGCCGTTCGTGGCGCTGAACCCCGGCACGACGACCGGGCGGCTGCGCGCGTTCCGCACCGAGGCCGAGTACCGGGCCGCCACTGCCACAGGCGGGCTGGCCTGGTCGGACATCATCGTGATGGACCGGGTGCCCGACGACATCCCGCGGCTGTCCGGCATCGTCAACGCCCGGCACACGACGCCGTTGTCGCACACCAACGTGCTGGCCACCGGCTGGCAGATCCCGAACGCCGTCCAGCTCGGCGCGCTGGCCGAGATCGAGCGCCGCGGGCTCGACGGCAAGTGGGTCGAGTACACCGTGGACGCCCAGGCGTCGTCGCTCACGCTGCGGGAGGTCGACGAGCCGGCCGACGCGGCGCCGCCGTCCTGGTACGCCCAGCGTGTCACGCTCGAGGAGCCCGAGTCCGACCACAGCCCGATCGTGAACCTCGCGCGGCTGCGCGCGGCCGACCGTTACCGCTACGGCACCAAGGCGGCGAACCTCGGCGAGCTGCACCACGTCCTGGCCTGCGGCTCGCAGCGGCTGCTGGGTTTCTACCAGGTTCCGCGGCCGCCGCGGGAGAACCTGCTGCCGCACCTGGCCCAGCTGCTGGGCATCCCCGCCGGAGCTTCGGTGGCCGACCTTTCCGATGCGGCCCGCCGGCTGCTGGACGAGCGCATCCGGGTGCCGCGCGGGATCGCCCTGCCGTTCTCGCTGCAGCGGCGGTTCCTCGAGTCGTCGCCGCGGATCCAGCAGGCGATCGGCAAGCTGAAGATGGCGCTGGAGCTGGACGCGCGGGAGATCGAGCCGTTGTGCGTCGAGCTGCAGAGCCTGATCCGGTCGGCGCGGATGCCGGGCGCGCTGGCCGGGGAGATCGACTCCGCGCTGGTGTCGCAGCTGGCCGGGGTGCGCGCGTTCGTCGTGCGCAGCTCGTCGAACGCCGAAGACCTCGCCGGGTTCTCGGCCGCCGGGATCTACGAGTCGATCAACCACGTCACCACCGCCGAGCGGATCTTCGCCAGCGTCAAGGAAGTCTGGGCGTCGCTGGTGTCGGTGCGCAGCGTCCGGCTGCGCCACCAGGCCGGGATCTCCCTCGACGAGTGCTACATGGGCGTGGTGATCCAGGAGCAGGTCGCGGCCGACTTCGGCGGCGTGCTGGTGACGACGAACCCGATGAACCGCGCGGACTTCCGCACGGTGTACGTCAACGTTTCGCCGAAGGTCACCGACGTCGTCGACGGCTCGACGCTGCCCATGCAGTACCTGTACTCGACGGTCGAGGGCGGCGGCCGCACGGTATCCCTGGGCGACGCGGCAGCGGACCTCGACGAGCGCGCCCACGAACAGCTGCAGCGGCTCGCGGTGGCCGGACGCCTGCTGCAGGCGCACTTCTCGCCCGACTACACCTTTGACTCGCCGGTGGACGTCGAGTGGCTCGCGGACCGCGACCACGTCCACATCGTCCAGCTGCGCCCCTACTCGGCCTGA